A window from Sinanaerobacter sp. ZZT-01 encodes these proteins:
- the ilvB gene encoding biosynthetic-type acetolactate synthase large subunit, whose amino-acid sequence MNLTGAEILTEVLLEQGVDTIFGYPGGAVLNIYDTLYDYQDRITHILTAHEQGASHAADGYARATGKTGVVLATSGPGATNLVTGIATAYMDSIPMVAITGNVSTSLLGRDSFQEIYITGITMPITKHNFLVRDVEELADTIRSAFRIANSGRKGPVLIDIPKDITAAKCEFVKKEQILIKKQSKKNRDQIEKVSEIINEAKRPVIYFGGGVSLGDASKELKQFINKSGIPAVHTMMGAGVLCHDDIHNLGLIGMHGKSSTNNVISDADVVIAIGARFSDRVALNPKYFAQKATIIQLDIDQSEINKNVYVDYGVVGDVKDILNDLYPRIKENQQSEWMKKIQVWQDKDYKPVDSDTVLKPHQIIRILCEMSEKNTVYVTDVGQHQMWAAQYLEHLEPRCFITSGGLGTMGFGYGAAIGAKFGVMNEKRVIHITGDGSFHMNLNEACTAKTYELPIITIIMNNSVLGMVRQWQTSFYKKKYSHTDPQRKTDFMKVAEGFGVKGYRASNPKEFEAVLKEALEQKGPVWIECLIDKDEKVLPMIPAGGTIDDMIMD is encoded by the coding sequence ATGAATTTGACAGGCGCAGAAATTTTAACAGAAGTTTTATTGGAACAGGGAGTCGATACCATTTTCGGCTATCCCGGAGGCGCAGTCCTAAACATATATGATACCCTCTATGACTACCAGGATCGAATTACACACATTTTAACAGCTCATGAACAGGGAGCTTCTCATGCTGCGGATGGCTATGCCAGAGCAACTGGGAAAACAGGTGTTGTCTTGGCAACAAGCGGACCGGGTGCAACGAATTTGGTCACCGGAATTGCGACTGCATATATGGACAGCATACCGATGGTAGCCATTACAGGAAATGTTAGTACTTCGTTGTTGGGAAGAGATTCATTTCAAGAAATTTACATTACCGGAATTACGATGCCAATTACAAAACATAATTTTTTGGTAAGAGATGTAGAAGAATTAGCTGATACTATACGCAGCGCATTTCGAATTGCAAATTCCGGTAGAAAAGGTCCGGTGCTAATTGATATTCCGAAAGATATTACAGCAGCCAAGTGTGAATTTGTAAAAAAAGAACAAATTCTTATTAAAAAACAATCCAAGAAAAATAGGGATCAGATTGAAAAAGTGTCAGAAATTATAAACGAAGCGAAACGCCCTGTTATTTATTTTGGAGGCGGTGTCAGCTTGGGAGATGCTTCGAAAGAATTAAAGCAATTCATAAATAAATCAGGAATTCCTGCGGTTCATACAATGATGGGAGCAGGGGTATTATGCCACGATGATATTCATAATTTAGGCTTGATTGGAATGCATGGAAAAAGCAGCACCAACAATGTAATTAGTGATGCGGATGTTGTGATTGCAATTGGCGCTCGATTCAGTGATCGAGTGGCACTGAACCCTAAATATTTTGCACAGAAAGCAACGATTATTCAGCTTGATATCGATCAAAGTGAAATCAATAAAAACGTGTATGTTGATTATGGCGTTGTCGGGGATGTAAAGGATATACTTAACGATTTATATCCTCGTATAAAAGAAAACCAGCAAAGCGAATGGATGAAAAAAATACAGGTGTGGCAGGATAAAGATTACAAGCCAGTCGATAGTGATACAGTCTTAAAGCCTCACCAAATTATTCGGATTCTTTGTGAAATGTCGGAAAAAAATACGGTGTACGTCACTGACGTAGGACAGCATCAAATGTGGGCTGCACAATATTTGGAACATCTTGAGCCTCGTTGCTTTATTACAAGCGGAGGACTTGGTACAATGGGATTTGGATACGGTGCGGCAATTGGTGCAAAATTCGGTGTTATGAATGAAAAGAGAGTGATTCATATTACAGGTGACGGTTCATTCCACATGAATTTGAATGAAGCGTGTACTGCTAAAACTTATGAATTACCGATTATTACTATTATAATGAACAACTCTGTTTTAGGTATGGTTCGTCAATGGCAAACCAGTTTTTATAAAAAGAAATATTCCCATACTGATCCACAAAGGAAGACAGATTTTATGAAAGTAGCGGAAGGATTTGGCGTAAAAGGATACCGTGCATCAAATCCAAAAGAATTTGAAGCTGTATTAAAAGAAGCATTAGAGCAAAAAGGTCCGGTTTGGATTGAATGCTTGATTGATAAGGATGAAAAAGTATTGCCTATGATTCCGGCAGGCGGAACGATTGACGATATGATTATGGATTAA
- a CDS encoding branched-chain amino acid aminotransferase: MESIKIELAKNPKVKPTDENSLDFGSVFSDHMFIMNYTKEKGWHSPRIVPYGPLSLDPAAMCLHYGQEVFEGMKAYRAENGSINLFRPDENFKRLNLSNDRLCIPEIDVDFCIEATKKLVEIDKEWVPSAPNTSLYLRPFIFCHEPNLGVKAGDEYLFVIIASPSGPYYKEGLNPVKIYVENQYVRTVKGGTGMAKTGGNYASSLKAGVEAHEQGYSQVLWLDGIENRYIEEVGAMNIFFRINDEIITPELSGSILGGITRKSVIALLQKDGYKVSERKISILEVEDAHKNGELKEVFGTGTAAVISPVGILKYNDNVMEINHQEIGELSQALYDRLTGIQWGKISGPEGWVVKVS; encoded by the coding sequence TTGGAATCTATAAAAATTGAATTAGCAAAAAATCCAAAAGTAAAGCCAACTGATGAAAATTCTCTTGATTTTGGGAGTGTTTTTTCAGATCATATGTTCATTATGAATTATACAAAAGAAAAAGGATGGCATTCTCCGCGAATTGTACCTTACGGACCGCTGTCTCTCGATCCTGCAGCAATGTGTCTACACTATGGGCAGGAAGTATTCGAAGGAATGAAGGCTTATCGCGCGGAAAACGGGAGTATAAATCTATTTCGTCCGGATGAGAATTTTAAACGCTTAAATTTATCCAATGACCGCCTTTGCATTCCGGAGATCGATGTGGATTTTTGTATTGAGGCAACTAAAAAACTAGTGGAAATTGATAAGGAGTGGGTACCAAGTGCTCCAAATACATCCCTTTATTTAAGACCTTTTATCTTTTGTCACGAACCAAACTTGGGGGTAAAAGCTGGGGATGAATATCTGTTTGTTATCATTGCATCCCCATCTGGTCCATATTATAAAGAAGGCCTGAACCCCGTTAAAATTTATGTAGAAAATCAATACGTTCGTACAGTAAAAGGTGGAACTGGCATGGCAAAAACTGGCGGGAATTATGCTTCCAGTTTAAAAGCAGGTGTTGAGGCACACGAGCAAGGATACAGCCAGGTATTATGGCTGGACGGAATCGAAAATCGTTACATTGAAGAGGTTGGTGCTATGAACATCTTTTTCCGAATCAATGATGAAATTATTACACCAGAGCTTTCCGGAAGTATTTTAGGTGGAATTACTCGTAAAAGCGTCATTGCACTGCTTCAAAAAGACGGGTACAAGGTAAGCGAACGAAAAATCAGCATTTTAGAAGTAGAAGATGCACATAAAAACGGTGAATTAAAGGAAGTCTTCGGAACCGGCACGGCAGCGGTAATCAGTCCGGTAGGTATCTTAAAGTATAATGATAACGTAATGGAAATCAATCATCAGGAAATCGGTGAATTAAGCCAAGCACTTTATGATAGATTAACCGGAATCCAATGGGGAAAAATAAGCGGGCCCGAAGGTTGGGTCGTAAAGGTTTCCTAA
- the ilvD gene encoding dihydroxy-acid dehydratase, whose protein sequence is MALRSANVTQGIERAPNRSLFYAMGYTKEELDRPLIGVVSAHSEIVPGHFHLDKITEAVKAGVRMAGGTPIVVPAIGVCDGIAMGHLGMKYSLASRELIADSVETMAMAHCFDGLVLVPNCDKIVPGMIMAAVRLNIPAVVCSGGPMMAGLVDDKETSLSQMFEAVGARKANLIDDEKLMEFENNTCPGCGSCAGMYTANSMNCLAEAVGIALPGNGTIPAVHSGRMQLAKHAGMAIMNLIEKDIKARDIINEKSLKNALACDMALGCSSNSVLHLLAIANEAGVSLDLNLFNEISGKVPNLCHLAPAGETHMQDLNRAGGIPAVQAELVKGGYLDDSVITSTGKSIKENITGAYIKDTNAIRPIENPYSKTGGIAILWGNIAKDGCVVKQSAVAKEMLVHTGPARVFDSEEEAIDAIYKGKIVSGDVVVIRYEGPKGGPGMREMLNPTSALAGMKLDKTVALITDGRFSGASRGASIGHVSPEAASGGEIGLIAENDLIEINIPESKINAMVSEEEFEKRRALYVQPEPNIKTGWLARYARMVSSANTGAVMK, encoded by the coding sequence ATGGCATTACGTAGTGCAAATGTGACACAAGGCATAGAACGGGCTCCGAATCGAAGCTTATTTTATGCAATGGGTTATACAAAAGAAGAATTAGATCGTCCTTTAATCGGAGTGGTATCCGCGCATAGTGAAATTGTGCCGGGCCACTTCCATTTAGATAAGATCACAGAAGCAGTAAAAGCAGGCGTACGTATGGCAGGAGGAACACCGATTGTTGTCCCTGCCATTGGTGTTTGTGACGGCATTGCAATGGGACACCTTGGAATGAAATATAGTCTTGCCAGTCGCGAATTGATTGCTGATAGTGTCGAGACCATGGCAATGGCACATTGTTTCGACGGTTTGGTGTTAGTTCCGAACTGCGATAAAATTGTCCCTGGCATGATTATGGCAGCTGTCCGTTTGAACATTCCTGCAGTCGTGTGTTCCGGCGGTCCGATGATGGCTGGACTTGTTGATGATAAAGAAACAAGTCTATCCCAAATGTTTGAAGCTGTTGGCGCTAGAAAAGCAAATTTGATTGATGATGAAAAACTGATGGAATTTGAAAATAATACCTGTCCGGGATGTGGTTCCTGTGCTGGAATGTATACAGCAAACAGCATGAATTGTCTCGCGGAAGCAGTTGGCATTGCACTTCCAGGAAATGGAACGATCCCGGCAGTTCACAGCGGTCGAATGCAGCTTGCAAAGCATGCTGGAATGGCGATTATGAATCTAATTGAGAAAGATATAAAAGCAAGAGATATCATTAATGAAAAATCTCTTAAAAATGCGCTTGCTTGTGATATGGCACTCGGCTGTTCCTCAAACAGTGTACTTCATCTTTTAGCAATTGCAAATGAGGCAGGTGTATCTTTAGATTTAAATTTATTTAATGAAATCAGCGGAAAGGTACCAAATCTTTGCCACTTAGCCCCAGCCGGTGAAACGCATATGCAGGATCTAAATCGTGCAGGAGGAATTCCTGCCGTGCAAGCCGAGCTGGTAAAAGGCGGATATTTGGATGACAGTGTAATAACTTCTACAGGAAAGAGTATAAAAGAAAATATTACAGGTGCTTATATTAAGGATACCAATGCGATTCGCCCGATTGAAAATCCTTATAGTAAAACAGGAGGAATTGCTATTCTTTGGGGTAACATTGCTAAGGACGGGTGCGTTGTAAAGCAAAGTGCGGTAGCAAAAGAAATGCTGGTTCATACCGGCCCTGCGAGAGTCTTTGACAGTGAAGAAGAAGCGATTGATGCAATCTATAAGGGTAAAATTGTTTCAGGCGATGTTGTTGTCATTCGATATGAAGGGCCAAAAGGGGGACCGGGCATGCGAGAAATGCTGAACCCTACAAGTGCCTTGGCTGGAATGAAGCTGGATAAAACAGTAGCGTTAATTACGGATGGAAGATTCAGCGGAGCAAGCAGAGGCGCATCGATCGGTCATGTCAGTCCGGAAGCTGCAAGTGGTGGAGAAATCGGCTTGATTGCAGAAAATGACTTGATTGAAATTAATATACCAGAATCCAAAATTAACGCAATGGTAAGTGAAGAAGAATTTGAGAAGCGGAGAGCGCTTTATGTACAGCCGGAGCCAAATATAAAAACCGGATGGCTTGCACGCTACGCTAGGATGGTTTCTTCCGCAAACACTGGAGCGGTTATGAAATAA
- the ilvN gene encoding acetolactate synthase small subunit, protein MQRKVVSVLVNNHPGVLTRVTSLFGRRGYNIDSLTVSVTNIPDISRITLVITGDVHMLEQMIAQTSKLEEVREIFALNMDASLVRELLLVKVAADETNRGNITAIANVFKAKIIDLSVESMVLELTGEQNKIDGFLTVLGEYEILEVCRTGITALSRGPVNYHV, encoded by the coding sequence ATGCAAAGAAAAGTAGTGAGTGTACTTGTGAATAATCATCCCGGAGTTCTGACTCGAGTGACCAGTTTGTTTGGACGCCGTGGGTATAATATTGATTCTTTAACGGTTTCTGTTACGAACATTCCTGATATTTCCCGTATTACCTTAGTTATTACGGGAGATGTGCATATGTTAGAGCAGATGATTGCACAAACGTCTAAATTGGAAGAAGTGAGAGAAATATTTGCATTAAATATGGATGCGAGCTTAGTGCGTGAGCTGCTCTTAGTAAAGGTAGCTGCAGATGAAACCAATCGAGGGAACATTACCGCCATTGCAAATGTGTTTAAAGCTAAAATTATTGACTTATCGGTGGAAAGCATGGTGCTGGAGCTTACCGGCGAGCAGAATAAAATCGATGGATTTTTAACGGTATTGGGTGAGTATGAAATTTTGGAAGTTTGCAGGACAGGAATTACTGCCTTAAGCAGAGGCCCTGTGAATTATCACGTATAA
- the ilvC gene encoding ketol-acid reductoisomerase, whose product MIKKYYDEDCNLSLLDGKTVAIIGYGSQGHAHAQNLKESGVDVVVGLRKGSASWAKAEEAGLSVMEVEEAAEKGNLVMMLVPDEAAADIYKAQVSKHMKEGDVLMFAHGFNIHFNQIIPENSIDVIMVAPKGPGHTVRSQYLEGRGVPSLIAVYQDKSGKAKDYALAYASGIGAGRAGILETTFKEETETDLFGEQAVLCGGVTELMKAGFDTLVEAGYEPEMAYFECIHEMKLIVDLINSGGFAMMRYSISNTAEYGDYRTGTRLITDETRKEMKKVLHEIQNGEFASEFIQEFKSGGQAKFLATRRMESQHPLEKVGAELRKMMSWLKK is encoded by the coding sequence ATGATTAAAAAGTATTATGATGAAGATTGCAATTTAAGTTTGTTAGATGGTAAAACCGTTGCAATTATTGGTTATGGAAGTCAGGGGCACGCACATGCCCAGAATTTAAAAGAGAGCGGAGTTGATGTTGTAGTCGGTCTTAGAAAAGGTTCTGCAAGCTGGGCAAAGGCAGAAGAAGCCGGACTTTCGGTTATGGAAGTGGAAGAAGCAGCAGAAAAAGGAAATCTGGTTATGATGCTCGTACCGGATGAAGCTGCGGCCGACATTTACAAAGCACAGGTTTCCAAGCATATGAAGGAAGGCGATGTGCTTATGTTTGCGCATGGATTCAATATTCACTTCAACCAAATCATTCCTGAGAATTCCATTGATGTTATTATGGTTGCACCGAAAGGACCGGGACATACGGTTCGCAGTCAGTATCTTGAAGGAAGAGGTGTACCAAGTTTAATTGCCGTTTATCAGGATAAAAGTGGCAAAGCAAAAGATTATGCACTTGCATATGCCAGTGGAATTGGAGCAGGGCGTGCCGGCATTTTGGAAACTACCTTTAAAGAAGAAACTGAAACTGATTTATTCGGAGAACAAGCAGTACTTTGCGGCGGTGTTACCGAATTGATGAAGGCTGGATTTGACACTTTGGTAGAAGCAGGATATGAACCGGAAATGGCTTATTTTGAATGTATTCATGAAATGAAATTAATTGTTGACCTGATCAATAGCGGTGGGTTTGCAATGATGCGTTATTCCATCTCCAATACCGCAGAATACGGTGATTACAGAACTGGCACACGTTTAATTACAGATGAAACCAGAAAAGAAATGAAAAAAGTTCTTCATGAAATACAGAATGGTGAATTTGCAAGTGAATTTATACAGGAGTTTAAGAGCGGTGGACAAGCAAAGTTCCTCGCAACACGTCGTATGGAATCACAACATCCATTAGAAAAAGTTGGAGCAGAGCTCAGAAAGATGATGAGCTGGTTAAAAAAATAA
- the ilvA gene encoding threonine ammonia-lyase, producing the protein MLTLDKIYHAAFILKNVARKTDLIAASALPNKGCELYLKTENLQVTGSFKLRGAYYKISQLNEEEQAKGIIACSAGNHAQGVALAGAKNNIPSIICMPDGAPISKVEATKSYGAEVCLVKGSYDDAHTKAVELQEEHGYTFIHPFDDADVIAGQGTIGLEILDQLPDVDAVIVPIGGGGLISGIAYAIKHLKPECKVYGVQTSGAPSMYQSIQKKEKITLNSVDTFADGIAVKHPGDLTYDIISEYVDEIVTVSDDEVAAAILALIEKQKLIAEGAGAVSVAAALFNKIDLSGKKVVSVVSGGNIDVSILSRVITRGLVMNGRNSTLTIALTDKPGQLQGVSEIISRCGGNVVSVHHDRGDQNMAINSCFLKISMETRDHEQVAEIKKALTSAGFKLVSERV; encoded by the coding sequence ATGCTAACTTTGGATAAAATATATCATGCTGCTTTTATTCTAAAGAATGTGGCACGTAAAACAGACTTAATTGCAGCTTCAGCTCTGCCGAATAAAGGGTGCGAGCTTTATTTAAAAACAGAAAATCTTCAAGTAACCGGCAGCTTTAAGCTGCGTGGTGCTTACTATAAAATCAGCCAATTAAACGAAGAAGAACAAGCAAAGGGAATCATTGCCTGCAGTGCAGGCAATCATGCGCAGGGCGTTGCATTAGCCGGAGCAAAAAATAACATTCCGAGCATCATTTGTATGCCAGATGGTGCGCCGATCAGTAAGGTGGAGGCAACAAAAAGCTATGGTGCTGAGGTATGTCTTGTAAAGGGAAGCTATGATGATGCGCACACAAAGGCGGTTGAATTGCAAGAAGAACACGGCTATACCTTCATTCACCCTTTTGATGATGCAGATGTGATCGCAGGGCAAGGAACCATTGGGCTTGAAATTTTAGATCAGCTGCCTGATGTAGATGCTGTTATTGTGCCGATTGGCGGCGGTGGACTAATCAGTGGTATTGCGTATGCAATCAAACACTTGAAGCCCGAGTGCAAAGTTTATGGAGTACAAACTAGCGGGGCACCAAGCATGTATCAGTCCATTCAAAAAAAAGAAAAGATTACTTTAAATTCTGTGGATACCTTCGCAGATGGAATTGCTGTCAAGCATCCGGGAGATTTAACGTATGATATCATTTCAGAATATGTAGATGAAATTGTCACTGTAAGCGATGATGAAGTGGCGGCTGCTATTTTAGCATTGATTGAAAAACAAAAGCTGATTGCTGAAGGCGCAGGAGCGGTTTCCGTAGCGGCTGCATTATTTAATAAAATTGATCTTTCAGGAAAAAAAGTAGTAAGTGTAGTAAGCGGCGGAAATATTGATGTCAGTATTTTAAGCCGTGTAATTACCAGAGGGCTTGTAATGAATGGAAGAAACAGCACGTTGACCATTGCACTTACTGACAAGCCAGGACAACTGCAAGGTGTAAGTGAGATTATCAGTCGTTGCGGCGGAAATGTGGTTAGTGTACATCACGATCGTGGTGATCAAAATATGGCAATTAATAGCTGCTTCTTAAAAATCAGCATGGAAACAAGAGATCATGAACAAGTAGCAGAAATCAAGAAGGCACTTACGAGTGCCGGTTTTAAATTGGTAAGCGAACGAGTATAG
- a CDS encoding pyruvate carboxylase: MKTFKRILVANRGEIAIRVFRACKDLGIRSVAIYSEEDKNSLFRTKADESYQVGKGKAPVEAYLGMSEIIELAKSKGVDAIHPGYGFLSENTEFARLCQEEGIEFIGPTHQMMERLGDKIQSKIVAHEVGVPTIPGVDEAIKSEEDALKFAEFCGYPVMLKAAAGGGGRGMRIVREEKDLLPEFNSAQSEARKAFGIDDIFIEKYVERPKHIEVQILGDKFGNIVHLHERDCSIQRRHQKVVEFTPALCITEEQRQAICNDALKIAGAVDYRSAGTVEFLLDKNGKHYFIEMNPRIQVEHTVTEMVTNIDIVQAQILIAQGYTLDSEEIGIKSQTDIKPRGFSIQCRVTTEDPTNQFAPDTGIIDVYRTGSGFGIRLDGGNGFTGATITPYYDSLLVKITSLGRTWKDAVNKSSRALDELKIKGVKTNLNFLVNVLHSKEFIEGTCDTGFIGDHPELLNIKVSQDKELRVLRFLGNKSINERKGNKPQFDVPHVPKFEPSKLENLSGTKQILDNQGPDKLAQWVLEQKRLLLTDTTMRDAQQSLMATRVRTIDMTKIAPAISYYGKDLFSLEMWGGATFDVAYRFLNEDPWERLAILREKVPNVLLQMLIRGANAVGYKNYPDNVVRKFVQEAAKSGVDVFRVFDSLNWIQGMEITMDEVRNQGKVVEACVCYTGDILDEKRDKYNLNYYLKMAKELEKRGANILAIKDMSSLLKPMAAHKLITALKNELTIPVHLHTHDTSGNGGATILMAAMAGVDIVDTAFNAFAGLTSQPALNSIVAALENTDRATGLPLDGMQEISNYWNSVRPVYTQFESELKGGTAEIYKYEMPGGQYSNLRSQVQSFGLEHRFQDVKEMYKIVNEMLGDIVKVTPSSKAVGDMAIFMVQNDLTQENIYEKARDMDFPDSIVSYFEGMMGQPEGGFPEKLQKLVLKERKTITTRPGELLPDEDFELIRKHLKEKYSIEATDKEVLSYALYPKVFEDYLNNQKKEGSFKYMGSDIFFHGLEEGETCEVKIEEGKVLVIKLLEIKNTDEDGNREVVFQVNGITRSVVIKDKEANTKASKQSILIADSDDEHEIGANIPGNIIKLLVKEGETVNAGQPIAVIEAMKMETNIIAIIEGVVDKIYVKEGQQVISGELIAKMKKEEE; encoded by the coding sequence ATGAAAACATTTAAACGTATTTTAGTTGCGAACCGTGGTGAAATCGCAATCAGAGTATTTCGTGCATGCAAAGATCTCGGTATTCGATCCGTTGCCATTTATTCGGAGGAAGATAAAAATTCACTATTCCGTACAAAAGCAGATGAATCTTATCAGGTTGGCAAAGGGAAGGCTCCAGTTGAGGCTTATTTGGGGATGAGTGAAATCATTGAATTAGCAAAATCAAAAGGTGTTGATGCAATCCATCCTGGTTATGGATTCCTTTCGGAAAATACAGAATTTGCCCGCCTCTGTCAGGAGGAAGGAATTGAGTTCATTGGTCCGACCCATCAAATGATGGAGCGATTGGGTGATAAAATTCAATCGAAGATTGTAGCACATGAGGTTGGCGTTCCGACCATTCCGGGTGTGGATGAAGCGATTAAATCCGAAGAAGATGCATTAAAATTTGCTGAATTCTGCGGCTATCCAGTTATGTTAAAAGCAGCAGCCGGCGGCGGTGGACGCGGGATGCGTATTGTAAGAGAAGAAAAAGATTTGCTTCCGGAATTTAATAGTGCTCAAAGCGAAGCCAGAAAAGCATTTGGAATCGATGATATTTTTATTGAAAAATACGTAGAACGTCCAAAACATATTGAAGTTCAAATTCTAGGAGATAAATTTGGAAATATCGTACATTTGCATGAAAGAGACTGCTCCATTCAAAGAAGACACCAAAAAGTAGTAGAATTCACTCCTGCTCTTTGCATTACAGAAGAGCAGAGACAGGCAATCTGTAACGATGCGCTGAAAATTGCAGGCGCGGTTGATTACCGAAGTGCAGGAACCGTCGAGTTCTTGCTGGATAAGAATGGGAAACATTACTTTATTGAAATGAATCCGCGTATACAAGTAGAGCATACGGTTACAGAAATGGTTACAAACATTGATATTGTACAGGCACAGATTTTAATTGCGCAGGGTTATACTCTCGACTCAGAAGAAATCGGTATCAAATCTCAAACAGATATTAAGCCAAGAGGATTTTCCATTCAATGTCGTGTTACAACTGAAGATCCAACGAATCAATTTGCGCCGGATACCGGAATTATTGATGTGTATCGTACCGGATCGGGCTTTGGGATTCGACTTGACGGCGGAAATGGCTTTACAGGTGCAACGATTACTCCTTATTATGACAGCTTACTTGTTAAGATTACTTCTTTAGGTAGAACTTGGAAAGATGCTGTCAACAAATCGAGCCGTGCATTAGATGAATTAAAAATTAAGGGAGTAAAAACAAACCTCAATTTTCTTGTGAATGTACTTCACAGCAAAGAATTTATTGAAGGTACTTGTGATACAGGCTTTATTGGAGATCACCCAGAATTATTGAATATAAAAGTGAGCCAAGACAAGGAATTAAGAGTTTTGCGTTTCCTTGGAAATAAGAGTATCAATGAAAGAAAAGGTAATAAACCACAATTTGACGTACCACACGTTCCGAAATTTGAACCTTCCAAATTAGAAAACCTCTCAGGCACAAAACAGATTTTAGATAACCAAGGCCCTGATAAGCTTGCACAGTGGGTTTTGGAGCAAAAACGACTGCTTCTAACCGATACAACAATGCGTGATGCACAGCAATCATTGATGGCGACGCGTGTAAGAACGATTGATATGACAAAAATTGCACCAGCTATTTCTTATTATGGAAAAGATTTGTTTTCTTTAGAAATGTGGGGAGGCGCAACCTTTGACGTTGCATATCGGTTCTTAAATGAAGATCCGTGGGAACGCCTTGCAATTCTTCGTGAGAAAGTCCCGAATGTGTTGCTTCAGATGCTCATACGTGGTGCAAATGCAGTTGGATATAAAAATTATCCGGATAATGTTGTACGCAAGTTTGTTCAAGAGGCTGCGAAATCAGGTGTTGATGTATTCCGAGTCTTTGATTCACTAAATTGGATTCAAGGTATGGAAATTACTATGGATGAGGTTCGTAACCAAGGAAAGGTCGTTGAAGCTTGTGTTTGTTACACAGGAGATATTTTAGACGAAAAAAGAGATAAATACAACTTGAACTATTATTTGAAAATGGCCAAAGAATTAGAAAAACGTGGTGCGAATATTCTTGCTATTAAAGATATGTCCAGCTTACTGAAACCTATGGCTGCTCACAAGCTGATTACGGCATTGAAAAATGAGCTGACTATACCTGTGCATCTTCATACACATGATACAAGCGGAAACGGTGGCGCGACTATATTGATGGCTGCTATGGCGGGAGTTGATATTGTAGATACTGCATTTAATGCGTTTGCAGGATTAACAAGCCAACCGGCTCTGAACTCCATTGTTGCAGCTCTTGAAAATACGGATCGTGCAACAGGCCTTCCTTTAGACGGCATGCAGGAGATTTCAAACTATTGGAATTCAGTGCGCCCGGTATATACACAGTTCGAATCAGAGTTGAAGGGCGGAACCGCGGAAATTTATAAGTATGAAATGCCGGGAGGACAGTATTCCAACCTACGCTCACAGGTACAGAGCTTTGGACTGGAACATCGTTTCCAAGATGTTAAAGAAATGTATAAGATTGTAAATGAAATGCTGGGAGATATTGTGAAAGTAACACCGTCTTCAAAAGCTGTTGGAGATATGGCGATCTTTATGGTTCAAAATGATTTAACGCAGGAAAACATTTATGAAAAAGCAAGGGACATGGATTTCCCAGATTCTATTGTGTCTTATTTTGAAGGGATGATGGGTCAGCCTGAAGGCGGTTTCCCTGAAAAACTTCAAAAATTAGTATTAAAAGAGCGCAAAACTATTACAACCAGACCGGGCGAATTGCTTCCGGATGAAGATTTTGAATTGATACGCAAGCACTTGAAAGAAAAATATAGTATCGAAGCAACTGACAAAGAAGTTTTAAGCTATGCGTTATATCCAAAAGTTTTTGAAGATTATCTAAATAACCAGAAAAAAGAAGGTAGCTTTAAATACATGGGAAGCGATATTTTCTTCCATGGTTTAGAAGAAGGCGAAACCTGTGAAGTAAAAATTGAAGAGGGTAAAGTACTTGTAATTAAGCTTTTGGAAATTAAAAATACAGATGAGGATGGTAATCGTGAGGTTGTATTCCAAGTAAATGGCATCACTCGATCAGTTGTTATTAAGGATAAAGAGGCGAATACAAAAGCCAGTAAACAATCCATTTTAATTGCAGATAGTGATGATGAACATGAAATAGGAGCTAATATTCCGGGTAATATCATTAAGTTATTGGTAAAAGAAGGAGAGACTGTTAACGCAGGTCAGCCAATCGCAGTGATTGAAGCGATGAAAATGGAAACCAATATTATTGCGATTATCGAAGGCGTGGTTGATAAAATCTATGTAAAAGAAGGACAGCAGGTAATTTCCGGAGAATTGATCGCTAAAATGAAAAAAGAAGAAGAATGA